The DNA region tcttcttctatttctttctttagggttctgtagttttcattgtataaatctttcacctcttttgttaggttgattcccaagtattttattttatttttttgaggatattgtaaatggggtggttgtcctcatttccttttcagaagatttgtcgctgatatacagtaatgcctttgatttatgcatgttgatcttatatcctgccactttgctgaattcatttattagctctagtagtttctttgtagaaccttttgggtctgctaggtataggatcatgtcaatcgcaaatagtgataatataagttcttcttttcctatctttatgcctttaatttctttcgtctgtctaattgctctggccagtattttgagaactatattgaatagaagtggtgagagagggcatccctgtcttgttccagattttagagggaatgccttcaatttttctccattcagaatgatgctagcctgaggcttagcatagatagcttttagaAATTGAGGTACAAAGAAGTTAAGTCccttgcccaagttcacacagtTATAAATGGCCAAGGTGGGGCATGAATTCCATCTACCAGTAAAACTCCTATGCCTCCAGGGCCCTCTGACTGCTTCTCCTACCTCACCTCTTCATCTTGTCCCTCCTGTCTTCAAATACTGAGCTGTATTTGCCTCTTGGCAGCTCTTCCTGAAGGCCAAGATTGGAGCCTGGCTGTTCCCTCTCCATGAATATTTGTGCCCCAACCCAGGTTACCTCCTCAGAGAGGCCTGTGCTGAGCATCCTAGCTGAGGTAGCAAACACCTTTCCCTCGGTCACACAGTCTTTTCTTCATTGAACTTATTTCTCCCCAAAATGACAGGATCTGTTTCCTAGTTTGCAGTCAGCCTTCTCTGCATCAGAGCATAAGGTCCAGGAGCATAAACAGGGGCCTGTCCTATGTCTATTGTTGTTACCCAAGAGATGGTGCAAAACTAACTGGGCTTATGGGCCTTAGATCCTAGGGTTGGTTGTGCAGAATTTTGGAACCCAGTAAGGATCAGGTAAGAATACTGGGATCTCAGAGGTAAATGTGTGGCCACCTGGTGAAAGCTGGTCTCTTGGGCAGATGAGGCCCACCTCTCTATGTCCTGTAGGCGCCTGAGCTGATTCTGCAGCTGCTGTGTGGGGACTCGCAGTCCGTGCTGCTGTTTTCGCAGGTTTCCAGTTTGGGCCCGGAGGAGGAGAGCTCGATATTGGGTGTCCCGTGTGCTCTGCAGCATCTGCTCCACAGCCAGGTCTGTGGGAGACACAGGGGTCAGCACTTTTCCCACCCAGCATTACAATGCCCACCTTCCTGGCCCCATGGGTCACCTTGAGCCTCAGCCTCTTGCTCTATCTGCTCCAGGTTCTGGTCTAACTCTTGGATCTCTGTGCGCAGGCGTGCCACTGCAGCTTCCAGCTCCAACTTCCGGCTGACCTGGTGAGATCAGGTGTAGAGTCAGATGCTCCTCTGAGTGTGGCTTAGCCTGGCCTCACTACCTTTTAGGAGACACCAGACTCCTTATCTGCCAGGGGAGTGGTTAAGGGTTTTCCTGTGCCGCTTCCTTGTCTGATGCAAAAGCACTGGTGTACTCTCTGGCTCCCCCTTTTCTCCTGAGATTGTTTCTCTTATCCTtcctgcagttttttttttttttttttttttctgtgttagtGATACATTTCCATCTCAGTGGTGAGATTTTCCCTGGGCCCCACACCAAGGAGTCCTGAGGTCTCCTCAAAGCCTCCCACGGATGTCATCTGGGTTCCTTGCACCAATTGGATCACAAACTGGCCTTTGCATCTCTTCCAAATCTGGTCCATACTACTTCTCCCCTCACCAGGTTTGATGGGACAAACATTCAACTGTGCTATTGCACCAGCTgattcctgccccccccccccccaccacagcATATCCAGCACCAAGCAGGGCCTAGAGCATAAGATGTACAAGTTCTTTCTTGGGTGAAAGGGAATCTTACAGCATAGGCTTCTCACCTCTGGACTGTCCTGGTGGCCATACCTGAAGAAACCATGCCAGAGTTAGGATATGTGTGGGGCTTGCAGAAGGAGGGCAAGAAGTGTGAGGCAGGAAGTGTCAGGCCAGAGACCTCCACCCAGAAGACCGTTGTCATAAATTCAAAAATTCTGTTTAACATAATTGTTCTTAGAGTATCAGTGTGAGGCTGTGGGTGGGGACAAGGCCAGATAGGACTGGAGAAGATAGGATGGGACAGCATTGAGAAGCACTTATCACAGTAAATTTCCCCGGATCTTCTTGACACTATTATAGTGGAGAAGTAGAGAAAGAGGAGTTACTGTGAGACTTGTCTGTGCCCTCTTCCTGGCATCCTCCCCTGATCCCACTGGCTCACCTCTGACTATGCACATGCTGCAAGATGTAGGCCCAGATATCAGCCCCTTGCCCAGACACAGCCTGTGGCGACAGGGTGTAAGGCTATGTCTGGGGCACAACCCAGATGAATGATGCTTATTGCTAGGGTGATGGTGGTAGGGAAAGTCTTTGCTAAGGAATTCTCACTTCTGGGGGAAGGAAGGCCCTTCTTAGTCACAGAGAGGGTGAGTTTCTCACTAAGTATGGGGGCATCCTCATTCCAAATGGGGTGCTCCATTTCTCCAGTTACTTCTAGAGATGAGGTGAGAGGTGGTCTGCCCTGAAGTGTTCTGATGACCAGACAGGGTCATCACTCCTATAGATTTAGTCTCCAATGTGGTGGTTATTGGCAAGGAGTGGGCAAGGAGTCAGTATCTGCTGCTGTCCCTGAAATCTGGGATGCTCTTCTTGAACTTAATACTGCCAAGATCGGGAAGCCCCAGTAATGTGGTGCTGGGTGAGGGTGAGAACCCTCAGTGAGCTGTGGGGTCCTGTCAGTGACTCTCTGCAGAACGGGGAGACCCTATGCCCACCAGATTCACCTGGGCAGCATGGATTCTTTGGCTGCCTAGCAACCCAGTTCCCACGCTTCCTGTACTAGCTCTGAATCAGGCCAGAGACCTCCACCCAGAAGACCCCTGCCATAGCTAAGCTTCAAAAGTTCTGTTTAACATAATTGTTCTTATAGTATCAGTAAGAATTTCTACAACAGAGTTTTCAGGTGGAGGGTGTGTTTGCAGAGACAGAGTGGACTCAAGGTCTTCAGCTGGGGTCTGGAGCCTACACAGAGGCGTTTGCATCTCAAAGGACTACAGTCAGATCCTGCAGAGCCAGCCagtggaaagaaaggggagaaggacTCTCCCTTTCCCAGACACTAATTTTCGGAGTGTCCTTGATTTGAATTGGGTACCcagaacagtgaaaaagctgcttttatgtgaacttctacagaTTGTGAGCCTCTGAGCTCCTCCCCTTACACATTGGatacaaagttttaaaactttctgaACTCAAAGTTCAAAGGGGTGCTTTGACggaggcaaaaaaataaaaataaaaaccttcgaacctggctgcagccaataaacctgcttcctgcttaTTCCTAGGAGACGTGCCTCTCCTGTCCTTCTTCAGCTCTCTGACAGCGCCTGGCCCCAGCCGCCGCCTCCCGCCCCCTCTTTCGAGCGTGGCGCCCTCCTCTGACGTCACTAGTGCGCCAGCAGCTAGGCGCGCGGGGCCCTGAGGACCGAGAGTCCTGAGCCACCTGCTCGAGGGCGGTCCCGCTGGTCCCGCAGCGCCCAGTGCTCCCATGTGGGCCCCACTGAGGGAGGCGCTGGCGCCCGCTGGCCTCCCGTCCGCTCCGCTCACCGCCAGCTGTTGGTGAAGAGGCAGAGGGTCCTCAGTGCCCTCTTCAGGTCCTGGAGAAACGGGGCTGGCATTCGCAGGGGACCCGGCACTCACTGCTCGCGAGTTTCAGAAGCAGCGAGTCCCAAGGCTGAGCGCAGGTAGAGCAGAGAGCGTGGCCCCAACCTCCCCGCGCTACGCAGCCTTTCAGGTCCTCGCCTTTGCTCCCCGAGTCATTAGTGATCCAGGAGCTGACTCTGTGCTGCGCGGTGACCAAGACCGCCCTGGTCCCCACCGTCAGGAACTCACCGTTCAGTGGGGGAGGTGGGCGCTTCCCTAGGTAGGGATGGTAGAAAATGAGCAGCAGGGGTGGGTCATTTTGCGACAGATAGAGCTCTGGGCGTTCTGGAGGGCGCAGAAGCCTAGAGCAGAGATGTGGCAGTTCAGTGGGAGCTGGCGCGAGGTCCAGAGCAGAGAGAAACACAGGATTTTGGGATTCTGGCAAGTGGTTATGTAGTGGGAAAGGAGGGCAGGACACAGCGAGATCTGGAAGCAGCACTTTATTAGTGGGCATGGCTCAGAGGGCTAATTCCCAAAGTCTGGCCCCAAGTGCAGTAGGGCTTATGGTTTATACATAAGCAGGTTTGGGGCAAATTGAGGCAGTGGATTGGTGCAATTCTACTGGAGGATGCACCTTAGGTTCCTTATGTGGGTACAAGCTTGTCAAAAGACTAGGGAATTTCAGCTCATACTGCTTGGTGACTTCCACTGCATTAAGCCTGGGCGGGGTGGGGGTTGGTTCTTTTGTCccagttattttgttttctgcttctgcAAATGTGGTCATTTTGTTATAGCTACCTGACGGCCACCTCAAGCCTCTCTGGTTAAATGCCAGTAAACAGAGCTGCTGTGTACCAATGTGTGAAACCAGAGCCTTCAGCTCTTAAGGGACTAAAGTTTCCATTTTGTTCTACTGTATTACCTTTTTAGGTACCTACCTCTTTCTCATCCATTATGCTTACCTAGGTTGCCACTCTGTCCTCATTGTCCAGGACAGAGCCTGACTCTTTAGTTATTGGCGAAATAAATGGGGGTAAGGTGATGGCATGTGACTACAGTTGGATACCCAAGGAGGAGGCTAGGCCAGGATGAGAGGTGTAGAACAAGGGCAGGGCTCGACCAGCGTGAGGCTGAGAGGCAGGTCAGCGGACACTGCCTGGATGGGTCATGAGGCTGGACTGTAGTGGTGGGGGCATCAGGGAGAGGCTCAGAGGTTCAGGGTTCCTGGATGGGGTGAACCTTGAAATGGGGTCCTGAGAGCAAGAGCAGCTTTGGGGAGAAGCAAGGATCAGTGTGTGACCCTGTGGGTTACAGGTGTCATGGAGACATCCAAGGCTCGGGCCTCTCAGATCTAAGGACAAGGGACCTTGCTTGCCACTGATATAGCAGGTTTGGAGAGAAGCTGAAGATTCCTTTGACTGCTTCTCAAAGATTGAGGAGCAGAAGAGAGCGTCAAAGGTTGATGTAATTTGGTGGGCTTCCAGGAATAAAAATTGGCAGTGTTGACTCCTGGATGTCTGCTTTCTCCACAGCTGTCATTCCCCACAACCATCTCCACCCTCAGTCCTGTGTAGTGTTGACTACTTAAAAATCAGTCAGTTATACACCATGTCTGCCTTGGGTCTATGAGCTTTTCTGAGGGCTTTGAAGATGAGTGAGAACTTTCAAATGTATTGGCTGTTAAAAGAATGCAAAGAGAAGTCACAGG from Marmota flaviventris isolate mMarFla1 chromosome 18, mMarFla1.hap1, whole genome shotgun sequence includes:
- the LOC139702655 gene encoding HAUS augmin-like complex subunit 5; translation: MRKRLLRPPERPELYLSQNDPPLLLIFYHPYLGKRPPPPLNAGGERSGREASGRQRLPQWGPHGSTGRCGTSGTALEQAVSGQGADIWAYILQHVHSQRYGHQDSPEVSRKLELEAAVARLRTEIQELDQNLEQIEQEAEAQDLAVEQMLQSTRDTQYRALLLRAQTGNLRKQQHGLRVPTQQLQNQLRRLQDIERWASSAQETSFHQVATHLPLRSQYSYLILTGFQNSAQPTLGSKAHKPS